The Afipia massiliensis genome has a segment encoding these proteins:
- a CDS encoding extracellular solute-binding protein has translation MSISRRGLLQSSAFVAAVPMLKAAGLDAVAPAQAQTQAAPEWKHALSLFGDIKYPADFKRFDYVNPDAPKGGIARQISIGTFDNFNFVVAGVKGSIAPAVMSMYESLTTQSLDEASTKYGLLAEAAMHPDDHSWVTYRLRKEARWHDGKPVTPEDVLFSLEALKKHSPFYSAYYKHVIKAEKVGSHEIKFTFDAPGNRELPSIVGELVVLPKHWWEGTDSQGRKRDVGATTLEKPLGSGPYTIKDFVAGRSVTMERVKTYWGVNTPVRVGQQNFDEMRYEFFRDATVSLEAFKADQADWTVESSAKSWATAYDFPAVKEKRVVLEEFPINDSGRMQGFAFNIRRELFADKRVRRAFNYAFDFEEMNKQLFYGKYKRINSYFEGTELASSGVPVQKEFEILKEVYGEIPPEVIAKPYENPVGGEPEKVRDNLRNATRLLREAGYEVRDGKLVKKDGAPVAVEFLLDNPSFERIVLFYKPSLERLGITVTVRTVDDAQYQNRVRNFDYDIISDVWGQSLSPGNEQRDFWGTPAADAPGSRNTVGIKNPVIDKLIDKIIYAADRETLVAATKALDRVLLWHYYVVPQFTYGFMRYARWDRFSHAPLPKYGRSGLPSLWWFDKDKADKIGRRS, from the coding sequence TTGAGCATTTCCCGACGCGGCCTCCTCCAGAGCAGTGCTTTTGTTGCAGCGGTCCCGATGCTGAAGGCGGCGGGGCTGGATGCTGTCGCTCCTGCTCAGGCCCAAACGCAAGCCGCGCCGGAATGGAAACATGCCCTGTCGCTGTTCGGCGACATCAAGTACCCCGCCGACTTCAAGCGTTTCGACTACGTCAATCCGGATGCGCCAAAGGGCGGCATCGCGCGGCAGATTTCAATCGGCACCTTCGACAATTTCAACTTCGTGGTGGCGGGCGTCAAAGGCTCGATCGCGCCGGCGGTGATGTCGATGTACGAATCGCTGACCACGCAGTCGCTAGACGAAGCCAGCACCAAGTATGGATTGCTGGCCGAGGCTGCGATGCATCCCGACGATCATTCCTGGGTAACGTATCGCCTGCGCAAGGAAGCGCGCTGGCATGACGGCAAGCCGGTCACTCCGGAGGATGTGCTGTTCTCGCTGGAAGCGCTGAAGAAGCACAGCCCCTTCTACTCGGCGTACTACAAGCACGTCATCAAGGCAGAGAAGGTCGGTTCGCACGAGATCAAGTTCACGTTCGATGCACCGGGCAATCGTGAACTGCCGAGCATCGTCGGCGAACTGGTGGTTCTGCCGAAGCACTGGTGGGAGGGCACCGACAGCCAGGGCCGCAAGCGCGACGTCGGCGCAACCACGCTCGAGAAGCCGCTTGGCTCGGGACCATACACGATCAAGGATTTTGTCGCCGGCCGCTCCGTGACCATGGAGCGGGTGAAGACCTACTGGGGCGTCAACACCCCGGTGCGCGTCGGCCAGCAGAACTTCGATGAAATGCGTTACGAGTTTTTCCGCGATGCGACCGTGTCGCTCGAAGCCTTCAAGGCCGATCAGGCGGACTGGACTGTCGAATCCTCGGCCAAGAGTTGGGCCACCGCCTATGATTTTCCGGCGGTGAAGGAAAAGCGCGTGGTGCTCGAAGAGTTTCCGATCAACGACTCCGGGCGCATGCAGGGCTTTGCCTTCAACATTCGCCGCGAACTGTTCGCCGACAAGCGGGTGCGCCGCGCCTTCAACTATGCATTCGATTTCGAGGAGATGAACAAGCAGCTGTTCTATGGCAAGTACAAGCGCATCAACAGCTACTTCGAAGGTACCGAACTGGCCAGTTCAGGCGTTCCGGTGCAGAAGGAATTCGAGATTCTCAAGGAGGTCTACGGCGAGATTCCGCCGGAGGTGATCGCCAAGCCCTACGAGAATCCCGTCGGCGGTGAGCCGGAGAAGGTGCGCGACAATCTTCGCAACGCGACGCGGCTTTTGAGAGAAGCAGGCTATGAGGTGCGCGACGGCAAGCTGGTTAAAAAGGACGGCGCGCCGGTCGCGGTGGAATTCCTGCTCGACAATCCGTCCTTCGAGCGCATCGTGCTGTTCTACAAGCCGTCGCTGGAGCGACTCGGGATCACCGTCACCGTCCGCACCGTCGACGATGCGCAATACCAGAACCGGGTGCGCAATTTCGACTACGACATTATTTCGGATGTCTGGGGGCAGTCGCTGTCGCCCGGCAACGAGCAGCGCGATTTCTGGGGGACGCCGGCTGCCGATGCGCCGGGCTCGCGCAACACCGTCGGCATCAAGAACCCGGTGATCGACAAGCTGATCGACAAGATCATCTATGCCGCGGATCGCGAAACGCTGGTCGCTGCGACCAAGGCGCTCGATCGCGTGCTGCTCTGGCACTATTACGTGGTGCCGCAGTTCACTTACGGGTTCATGCGGTACGCGCGCTGGGATCGCTTCAGCCACGCGCCGCTGCCGAAATACGGCCGGTCCGGTCTGCCGTCGCTGTGGTGGTTCGACAAGGACAAAGCCGACAAGATCGGCAGGCGTTCTTGA
- a CDS encoding c-type cytochrome, with the protein MDSFELNKIMGAVLGTCLVLLATNMAANAIFSPKKPEKPGFEIAVKEAEGAGAAAAAAPSEPIEKLLQTASVEKGTAAAKKCAACHTFEKNGANKVGPNLYGLIDDEIGHGRGGFNFSAAMKSKGGKWTYDALNKFIASPKGYVPGTAMGFAGISKDSERADLIAYLRTLADTPVPLPTASK; encoded by the coding sequence ATGGACTCCTTCGAACTCAACAAGATCATGGGCGCAGTGCTTGGCACCTGCCTCGTTCTGCTGGCGACCAACATGGCTGCCAATGCGATTTTCTCGCCGAAGAAGCCGGAAAAGCCCGGTTTTGAAATCGCGGTGAAGGAGGCTGAAGGCGCCGGTGCGGCTGCCGCGGCAGCGCCGAGCGAGCCGATCGAAAAGCTGCTTCAGACGGCCTCGGTCGAGAAGGGCACAGCGGCCGCAAAGAAGTGCGCGGCCTGCCACACCTTTGAAAAGAACGGCGCGAACAAGGTCGGCCCGAACCTCTATGGCCTCATTGACGACGAGATCGGCCACGGTCGTGGCGGGTTCAACTTCTCCGCTGCCATGAAGAGCAAGGGCGGCAAGTGGACCTACGACGCCCTCAACAAGTTCATCGCCAGCCCGAAGGGCTACGTCCCCGGCACCGCGATGGGCTTCGCCGGCATCAGCAAGGACAGCGAGCGGGCGGACCTGATCGCCTACCTGCGCACGCTGGCCGATACTCCTGTGCCGCTGCCGACCGCGAGCAAGTGA
- a CDS encoding 3-deoxy-manno-octulosonate cytidylyltransferase — translation MRETRALVLIPARMAATRLPGKPLLDIGGLPMIVHVLRRAEVARIGRVIVATDAPEIAQAVKKSGGEAVMTRADHPSGSDRIFEALQTIDGAGQIDTVINVQGDLPTIAPEDIRAVLAPLADPSVDIATLAAVIRKDEEHTNPNVVKVVGSPVNATRLRALYFTRATAPHGEGPRYHHIGLYAYRRQALARFVALPPSPLETREKLEQLRALEAGMRIDVTVVDTVPLGVDTPHDLETARQMLAGKAS, via the coding sequence ATGAGAGAAACCCGCGCTTTGGTGCTGATTCCCGCCCGCATGGCCGCAACCCGGCTGCCGGGAAAGCCGCTGCTCGACATCGGCGGCCTGCCGATGATCGTCCACGTCCTGCGCCGGGCGGAAGTTGCGCGAATCGGACGGGTGATCGTCGCAACCGACGCGCCGGAAATCGCGCAAGCGGTGAAAAAATCTGGCGGCGAAGCCGTCATGACCCGCGCGGATCATCCCTCGGGGTCAGACCGGATCTTCGAGGCGCTCCAGACCATCGATGGCGCGGGACAGATCGACACCGTCATTAATGTTCAGGGCGATCTGCCGACCATCGCGCCCGAGGATATTCGCGCGGTGCTGGCACCGCTTGCCGACCCCAGCGTCGATATCGCCACGCTGGCCGCTGTGATCCGAAAGGACGAGGAACACACCAATCCGAACGTGGTGAAAGTCGTCGGATCGCCGGTCAACGCAACCCGGCTGCGGGCGCTGTATTTTACGCGGGCGACCGCGCCTCATGGCGAAGGTCCGCGCTATCACCACATCGGGCTCTACGCCTATCGCAGGCAGGCCCTGGCGCGGTTTGTCGCCCTGCCGCCCTCACCGCTCGAGACCCGCGAAAAGCTCGAACAGTTGCGGGCGCTCGAAGCCGGCATGCGGATCGACGTCACGGTGGTTGACACGGTGCCGCTGGGCGTCGATACGCCTCACGATCTCGAGACCGCACGGCAAATGCTGGCAGGCAAGGCATCATGA